The stretch of DNA GACAATATAGTTTCATTCTGTCAAATTTAATGTCAAGGcacaattaaaaatgtgttgttaaagTACCATATCCAGGATATGTTTTAAAACAATGATGATAGATGAATGCAAACATGGAATGTAATATTTCCCCTGCACAATCACTCTTTAGGTGAACTCAACTCATTATATCACAGCAGAGCATATTCCCCAGAGGAAACATCTATAGTGCAAATAACAAGCAGCAAACCTCAAGGGACTCTTCGTCACCATAAAATTATCACCCTAATATTCTAGCAGCAcatctcccctcctccctctcgaCAAGAGgagacaatatttttaaaccCAATTACATAAATATTCCAGGTAGTTTAGAGAAAAACTGTGCTTTGGAATATCTCATAACCCATTTTTGGTTCTGAGAAAACTGGTTCAAGGAGCAATTTCACAGCTGTCAAAGAAAATACACCAACCTAATTTCAAATTAATCTGTGggcaataacacacacaaacacatacatacatacatacatatatatacatacatacatacatacatatatacatatatatatatatatatatatatatatatatatatatatatataggtgtACAAACCTTTAGCTGTATAGTGTACACCcttcaataaaatataatctaatgtGAAATGCAAAAACAATACTGGGCAATAATATGAATCCCTTAGATGAGGACACACCTGCACATTAAAAGGTACAGGTGGAATAGTGGGGTCCAGGGTAAACATGTAGTCGCAGAGCAGAGCCTGCATAAGCAGAGCCAGACTGTCGACATCCTTCGCCATGGGTCCAGGAGATGACAGCACTAATTTAATGAGAAAGAGCCGATCAAATCTTGCAGAAGACACATGCAGTACTGCAAGGTATTGATAATTGTAACTTGAAGTGTAACTTACCTGACTTTTGCCCTCGACAAGTGGACTTCATACCTTTTAAACTGACCAAAACACAAAGAATGAAAACATCTCAGAAAAAGTGTTATGACTGTAAAATGGCAAttcataaaactaaatgaatagAAACACTCACCTTAGCCGGCCTGCTGTTGGCTTGAAGCCACAGATCCCACAGAATGAAGCAGGAATGCGAATGCTGCCCCCTATATCAGAGCCTAAACCAAGCAGGGAGCCTCCTCCCCCGATGAGAGCCCCTTCCCCGCCAGACGAACCTCCTGGGGTCTTCTGGAGATTGCGCGGGTTAACTGTCTCCCCATAAATGGGGTTACTGCACTCATAACTGGAGGTGAGGCAataaaagtgaaagagagataaGCAAGGGGAATCATTGTTTTTGCATGTGTAGAAAAACAATGTGCTGGATTGCATTAGTGCGCACTTTGTTATAACTTGATcatgaaatattttactttagtaAGGCTTGGGGCAGGTTGGTTTTCACAAAGGGAATAGATCCTTGTCTCTTCAGAACTTCAACAAGCACACAGTCCTGCTGAGCTGGCTGCTCCAGGTTCATGATCACACCGCAAGAAGAGTCATGATTCTTGTATGGCAATATAAAAACAGGCAAAGCGAGCATTAGATAAGAGTCAATAAAGACACAAACTTGAACTACATAAAGAATGCTGTCAGTATAATTGCCATTCGGTGATGGTGAAAGTAATATATAACTACAAATTACCTTGTATGCAAAGTTCTCTTTGATGCTAACTGGAACGCCATACAAGAGGCCGTCCTTGTTGGAGCCAACAGTTTTGAGCTGGTCAAAACTCTCCAGCAAAATCCCTGTGCAGCAGTTCAGCTTTTTGTTTACGTCAATAGCCTGTGGGAAATGGGGAAAAAACCCAACACACAGACTGGCTCAAATTTTTTTGTCTCTTCCGAACAAACTGGTTGTAAAAAAACATGGAAAGCTGGCAAACATACTAGAACATAGACAAATATTTATCTTAAGTGCATTCATCCACTTCAcggaaaaaacattaaaagggTACAGGTTCTTCTTCTTGTAGTATGACATTAGAGCATATAATAACAAATGTGTTGATACAAAACCCCaggatttttgtgtgtgtgtttcataatCATTGATTAAGGAGTGTCATCAGCCATCTTTTAATGGAACACCGAAATCTACCGGTTTCTGGTCATGTTGGCTATCGTCTGTATTTTAAAAATTGGTAgatcaatttaaaaatgtataacagATGAGTCAGTGAAGGTTCAAGTAGATAATTCATTTCTGTGGTAAATACATGTAGGCTGCATTTGGTACTTCACCTTTTCCACGTAAGAGTAAAAAACCTCCTCGGGTGTCAGTGAGCCTTCCTGTAGTTGCTTTGTCAACTCAGACAAGGACAGTGTCAAAATATGAGACGAGTCAGTCAGTGGATGCTAGAAAAGCacggacacacagacacagacacacacacagacagttattACAGCATAGCAGCATATGTTTGgaaaatgagttcacacagtaaataataatcataCCTTTTAAAAATAGTTCTTCACAAATATCGAATGAACTGCAATTGTGTACACTATTTGCACATATCTTACATACACACCTTAAAGATCCCTTAAACATTAATAGTAAAAGCTCAAATCTCCCCTTATTTAAGGCAAAGTGGCAAATACAAGACAGGATATACAAAacagttgttgtttgtttcttttataggtatatatgatataaaatgtacattttttaatgagCGCGTGTGTACAAGCTGTACTTTCTTGGGCTCTTTATCATTCTGATGTTGGTTTTGATAAACCTGTTAGGGCAGGATGACTGAACTCAACAAATTCCCAGTCAGTAGCACTGCAAAACTTTAACCTGACTGGTGGTCTTATATGAGCAAGACCAACCAACACCTGTATGAGTCCAGGGTCTTTAACAACAAAAACGTTATCTTGCCTATAAAGCCAGCTGTCACCTGTCAAACAGTAACTCTTATACTGTAGGCATAAAATGTAATTGCACTTGTTCACTTGTCCCTTGTTCACGCCCAGATAAGCGGGTTCACAACAAACAAATCCATTAAGTTAACGTTATCAGTCTTTGATGATAAACAACTAAACTTTGCatctgaataaataataaggTGTTTTTAAACTTTCCCTCACAGCTCTTACCAACTCTCTGTACTCGAGCACAGCCTGCTCGGCCCGCTGCAGGCTCTCAGCCCTCCGGTTTCTGGCTTTCTGGatcttcttctctgcctcttGGTGGCTATTGACCCTCCGAACCAGTACGACCAGAGCTCCCATAACGCAGGCTGCACCGGTGAGCAGTGCTGCTGTCCGGCTGTCCACCTCCAGTCCATGAACAAACAGTTGAGCACTTGCCATGGTTTTCCCTCTAAGCTCAAGGAACGACGTCGGCTAACCTAAgctaacacagacacactgctgTTAAACAAAGCGTCTCGCGACTGGAGCTAACAAAGCTTTGAAGCCGACAGGTGGGCGAGGTTAACTTTACTTACATATTCATCGGAGCAGGTTCCCCGGGAGGGACTTTTTTTCTGGCGGCAGTGCTTAAATTGCAGGCACAACACCATGGGAACTAGCCTGCTGTTGCGTAGCAACAAGGTGAGGTAGAGGGCGCCAGAGTCACTTTGAATGTTCAATACATTCAACTAGACGAGTTTAAACACCTACGCCATTAGTACACAGACCGATCGGTAAATGCAAAACTTTGCCTCGTTATTTTGCGGTGCATGTAGGCTATATATCGGCCATAACGGTAAGAGCGTCACTTCACATTGATAGTACACGTCTCAGTATGCCACTCAGAAAATACCAGGACAGTCTGATGCACAATGTCAAAATTAGCCCTCTAAATTAGCATATATGACCTACTTTCTATGAATTGACATTGATATTAATAGGAAACCTCGTTTCCACTCAACGATTTCACTTCACATTGATAGTAGTACCACATACgccttttgtttttcaataGGCTACTTACTCGTTCCCTCGACTCTGCAAGAACGTGACATGTTTGCACAGTAAGGAGATTAATTTTATTATCAGAAAGGTGATACTGCACGGGTTCAGTTTTGTTAGTCGTTCTTATAATATCAATCAGCTGCCCAAAAGAGCActcatatgttttttgtttgtttgtttacataatcattcctcctgttcatactggtcCTAGAAGACCCCTTTATAATGCACTACAATGTAAGTCGGGGGACAAAAACTACAAAGCTCCTTCTGCGCAAGAATGTATGtaaaaagttaatctgaagttaatatgaagcttctactgtccaaatgagtcaactCAACGTTACAGTCATTTTAGTGAAAGTTCCTCTTCTTGTTACTATACTTGCGCCACAGTTCAGGGAAACACggtctgaggaaacacaaagagggaatttgatgctaaaaagactgtaaatgtggcatcagtggtgtgcacaagggtgggcggggggggggggggggatgccccccccccccacctgtcccaattgttgaaaaacgcgCACTAAAgtgccttcttgggagccaaaaaaTTGGTGGAGATAGTTTCGATCACTGTTTGAGAACTTTATTATGAACTGAGttgatttttcatttggttAGTTAATTTAGAAATATGTGTAGGAGCCTCCccatactgtccactatactaacgataACTAATTAATATGGTTGttgaataacattttattattattattattattattattattattattattgttcttattgctATTTTGTGTAGGTTTTCATGCTCTGTGGAAACACAGTGTTGTGATAGGCCTACTGATGTTTTTTACATTGTgagataaaatatgataaacgATGGAATATTCGATTTTATGTTGACATGTTATGTTACTTTGTGATCTGATGaaaatattcttcttcttttctctatgaatcacatgtttagatattatcacacacatttcctgAAAATACTAGGCTACTGTTCTGTACATACTAGCATTcaactgacacatttttctaTTAATGAGCTTATTATTTGAATCAAAGCGTGTGTGAGTTGTCAGTCttgtaattatgtttttttgtctgtagtTTTATGGTAAACATGCTGTAGATGATCATGGAGGTCTCTACACAGTGATGAGGACACATGCTTTATTTCACGGCTTCATTCAGCTGCTGTCGTCCTAAATGACTCTTATTGTTGTGTTCAGTTCAAGAAGCTGATCTACaaccagtgtttttttatttttttattttattttttttaagttgcaaggaaaggaaagaaaaagaaaaacaagataatCAAGACACAACAAAGGAATCTATGGAAGTATATTGCTGCCatgccagaaaaagaaaaatgagtaTCAGTAAACATCCAAAGTTCATTGTtagaataataattattatcattattattatcattatcattatcatcatcattattatcattatcatcatcattaaaattattgttattatcattatcattattattataacaatatacTATTTATCTCATTAATGCtgatctatttttctttttcaggcGTGACAGCAATacgtttccatagcaacagacAAATAAACTAGAAATAGTAAAGAGAGCATACAAAGACTtcaacttctcctcctcctcattgtcTCTCGGTCTCTTTGAGCgagctgttgttgctgctcgTGTCTGACCTCCtctacacactcctcctcctcctgcttgtgtctgacctcctctacacactcctcctcctcctgcttgtgtctgacctcctctactcactcctcttcctcctcctcttcctcacaggAGAGCACACGAAGTTCCTCAAAGTCCTCATGCACCTCCTAAAAACCTCCCCACATATGTTGTTGGcagcagaaggaggaagagaaaaagtcaAGTCTTCAACAGCTGGCCTCTGTTCCTCTATGTCTCTGTTGTCAAGGAGACCAGTGTCAATCTTCTCTTGGACAAGATGAAGGGATGGTGATGGAACAGTGTctattctttttctctgtcctctgtttggtcctttcctcctcctcaggcAAGTCCTCCTCTTCCATGTACACCGCCTTCgtttcttcatcctcctccacttctttctctcgctcttcctcctctgtgtcgCTCGGCGTCTTTGCTGTCGCTCCTCCTGAAggtcctcttccttctcctcattGGACTCCTGCTCCCAAGAGTCGTCATCTCGTTCTTGaacatcaaaataatgattaaactTACCTTGATAGTTAAAGTCCTGCTCCTCGTCCTCATACTCCTTGTACTCCTCGTACTCCTCCACCAGTCTTGTCACCACGATCTGGTTGAAGGCGACTGGAGCAGGCAGATGTTCCGGGCTGCCATAAACCTgcaaaagaaaagcatcaaaatgaTAATTTTCTTGTGTGTCTTTGATAGAGAGAAATGGATTTACAgtgtcaaacagcagctggattTAAAAAGTGTACCTCAGTGAAGCGGTGGGCCACCGAGCAGAGGTACGGCAGCTTCAGAGTTGGTTCCTTGTCtccctggttctcctggttctcctggcaCTCTTGGGCTATGCTGGCTGTAGaaaccacagcaacaaccaTCATGCATTAAgttaaagaaaaggagaaaaaacgtgtgtgtgtgtgtgtgtgtgtgtgtgtgtgttggcacttACAATTAAAATGGCTGGTGTCCTCCTCAGTCCTCAGCTGGGGGATGAATGGAGGCTCTTCGTCCATAAGGAACCTCCAGCAGAGACCTCCAAAAAACGGGTGAGCCTTcacctctcctgctcctcctggaGAACAAATGAGACAAACAGACGTTGTAAATCCACACAAAAAATTGTGAATGTGAGGAAACAACAAGTCTCCTATCAGCTCCCATCCTGTCTCTATCCACGTCTTCATCATTAGTGAATGTGACACTAACCTGTCCCCAGACGTCTCATGGCATTCTTCTGAAGGAGAAGGCTGATCAGGTCCTGGGCATCAGTTCCTTGGGCTGCTTCCCCCTCCGGCCAGATGATGTCatctgagaaaaaacaaaatgcacataTCAGTAATCCAATAACAGAATTAAAAGTTTAACttcatcataaaaaaacaacactgaatgaaaaacatctttaaacaagttcaaagtaaaagaaacaagaaattcAACCACATGTTGTCCCATGGAAATCACAAAGTAGGATAATGCACATTTTGaatcatcttttaaaataaagaaagattCATTTAGATCTGCTAGCATGACTTAAATATAGAAGggtaaatgatgtttttttgtgtccatatatttatcattcttttgtagtaacaccatttgacatttttaggagTATTCAGTCtaacttttggtaaaaaaaaatggaatgaaAGAGATGAACTGAAGTAAAGATTCTTACCTTCAATGATGTGCTACCCACCTCTAGTATGGTCTCTGGGGCCATGTAATAAGGAGTGCCCACTGTCTGAAGGTAGGAAACAGAACATGATTAGAACAACGATCCAGGTTTGAGCTCAAATAAgcacagaagagaaaaatcaaAGACTTACATCTTTGTCCGTGAATTCCTGCACAATCCTCATTACCGGTGCTTTCTGAACATCTGGGGTTATGTTCAGTTGACCAATTTTTGAGAGGCCAAAATCGGTCACCTTGATGTGGCCGGTTGAAGTGATCAACATGCTACAACAGAGGAAAGCAGACACATGTCTCATGTTAGATGATACACCAAACTCTAACTCTACATGTCAGATTGATGAGACAGATTGATGACTCACTTTGCAGGTTTCAGGTCCCTGTGAATGATCCCATAGCTGTGCAGGTATTCTACAGCCATGGTCGTCTCGGCTATGTACATCCTGCTCATCTTCAGGGAAAAATGCTCCTGTTCCTCCAGCAAGGAGGCACAATCTCCACCTAGAAGGACAGGAAACATGTTCTCAGTGTATGTTGGGTGGGTAGCATGGATGAGCTCCATAGATACTAGAGGAAAGTCAGTTTAAAGCTCATTTATCTGTTCTATCCCTGTCTGAACAAACAACCTTCTTACCTGCTACATACTCCATGACTATACGGAGGTCTCTGTTGGTCTCAAATGCACACAGCATTGAGACTATGTAGGGATTTTGGGTGTAGGAGAGGATGGCTCTCTCAGCCAACACCTGTTGAATATTGTCCTCCGTGGTCAGGTTCCTCCAATTAATGACCTTCATGGTGAAAGCTTGACTGGTTTGTCTGTGGCGCACAAGGTTTACAGATCTTACAGTCTTATTGTGACATTACAGTATAGGAGATATAGAATACCTGGTCTGCAGTAGTCCTGTAGAAATTCTAATATGCCCGGCTCCCCCTGGTGGCCGGGCACTTTTTTGTTCTAGTTATGATGTACAGATAGTAGGTGGTCTAGATAAATAGAACTCTGTAAcacaatatcaataaatacaaactaactcaataaacataaaaaatttAAATCCACAAACATATTGTTTCAATGTACTGCTGTCAGAGACAGAACCATGATCTGTGCTGTTGTGTGAGCATCTCCCGTCTCTCCCTCACACGCTGCATGCACAAATTCAAATTCACATAAGTAGAGTCTGCCAGCCGCCAAAACCTGACAGGAGTGAAAATGGATATACTGAGGTTCTTCgcaaccaaaacaacaactCCAGTTTCAGATTCAAGTTCCAGCTCCATTGTTGCTGCCACCGAAGCTGCACCTAGCGTAATTGTGCAGCATTTGGAGTAGCCTACTCCATTCAGAGCTCACAGTTATGAAATCTCTGTCATATAGCATTTATGTGAGCTgtagacagacttgaaaaataatttcaatttaTCCTTTATGGCCAGACTACAACTAGCCTGAGTAAGCAGTTAAATGAGCATTAACCCTCTGATAAATGCTGGGGTTTGCCTTAAGCACCTTTTTTATCAGTGTTTGTAGAACAAACCATTACCACTGTTTATTTAAGTCACATTCTGTTCTTTGTCAGtgtcatttttcctttttgaatCTCTGAAGCACTGAATTAATATGAAGcaaatgttgaaaatgactcATTGAGTACAGTCAAAATAGTTACATCTGCAAGACAACGCTTAACACTGCTGGCTCACCAGAGACAACAGTTAAATGATAGCCAACCCTCTGATGAATGAAGATGTTTTCATCACAAAGcaacattttcagtgtttgttgaaCAAATCATTGAATACTTATTTAAGGAACATCCTGTCctttaacagtgtttttgttcCCTCTTGTTTCTCTGGCTAAATGCAAAGTGTGACTTTTGGCCAAATATTTCGCAAACTAAATGTGGACATTTCTGCAAATGATTTCCCTTCTATTTCCATATGCCATAATGCCCTGCACAAACTCTACAGATTAGGTGTTTATTACTAGGTCTTCAAAACAAAATCGTTACAGTTTAATCTTAACTTTATTTCTAAGATGGATCAGTTAGCAGGTTCAGTTTTACATGACTCATTTACCCACTTTCATTGGACTTACAGTCATTCATCCAACAAAAATGTGACACGTGGTAAGGTGTTCAAGCCATTCACTTTAATAAATGTGTACTCAGATtacctttttaaatactttgATTTCTTCACATGAGCAGATATAGTATTACACTTAGTTACAACATACAGCAGATCCACATATGGATGTATTTAAAACCATATTCTCCtcataatattttatttgaagaaTGTCATCAGCCAGTGGTGCAGCAATCAGGATGGATTTTATTTGACAGAATGAAACAGTTTGTGTGCCACCTACAAAAGGACAAAGAGGAA from Scomber japonicus isolate fScoJap1 chromosome 7, fScoJap1.pri, whole genome shotgun sequence encodes:
- the LOC128361841 gene encoding fatty-acid amide hydrolase 1 — protein: MASAQLFVHGLEVDSRTAALLTGAACVMGALVVLVRRVNSHQEAEKKIQKARNRRAESLQRAEQAVLEYRELHPLTDSSHILTLSLSELTKQLQEGSLTPEEVFYSYVEKAIDVNKKLNCCTGILLESFDQLKTVGSNKDGLLYGVPVSIKENFAYKNHDSSCGVIMNLEQPAQQDCVLVEVLKRQGSIPFVKTNLPQALLNYECSNPIYGETVNPRNLQKTPGGSSGGEGALIGGGGSLLGLGSDIGGSIRIPASFCGICGFKPTAGRLSLKGMKSTCRGQKSVLSSPGPMAKDVDSLALLMQALLCDYMFTLDPTIPPVPFNVQAYKSSKPLRIGYLEADDYTQPSPSMVRGIREVKALLEQAGHTLVPYNPKIIDILPELVVKGILADGATTLLQQLKGGPVDPCLKAQVFPYSFPKWLKKTLSFLVKPLFPRVSVVLNAICGVGSIPDLWKQHAAVEDYIHETIAEWRRCNIDVLLCPMIGPAYNFLYCGKLTSALSYTMLYNLLTFPAGVVPVSTVTAEDEEELKHYKGIHQDPWDRLFKEAVLGGEGLPVAVQCVALPWQDELCLRFMKEVEQLVKQSRQ